Proteins encoded together in one Planctomycetaceae bacterium window:
- a CDS encoding PEP-CTERM sorting domain-containing protein (PEP-CTERM proteins occur, often in large numbers, in the proteomes of bacteria that also encode an exosortase, a predicted intramembrane cysteine proteinase. The presence of a PEP-CTERM domain at a protein's C-terminus predicts cleavage within the sorting domain, followed by covalent anchoring to some some component of the (usually Gram-negative) cell surface. Many PEP-CTERM proteins exhibit an unusual sequence composition that includes large numbers of potential glycosylation sites. Expression of one such protein has been shown restore the ability of a bacterium to form floc, a type of biofilm.), which produces MLRFNLLTICICIAFFSFCGISVYGSYDVYMQESPPGSGVIMPGVGMHTFQDKENITLTTAPKAGYRFVGWLGDVRDPSANRTSLVVDGPKIIIAVFERDEYAFEEKDPQISVGPEALFPRSDTYTNSISTWSEPYDPYDPDYPEDPEDPGDDPPVPTPEPTTMVLLGIGAWLANKRRNDSK; this is translated from the coding sequence ATGTTACGTTTCAACCTTCTTACAATTTGTATTTGTATTGCATTCTTTTCGTTCTGCGGAATTTCTGTTTATGGCAGCTATGATGTCTATATGCAGGAAAGCCCTCCCGGTTCAGGCGTTATTATGCCGGGCGTTGGTATGCACACCTTTCAAGACAAGGAAAACATTACGCTGACTACCGCTCCGAAAGCGGGTTATCGTTTTGTCGGCTGGCTCGGCGATGTCAGAGACCCCTCGGCTAATAGAACAAGTTTGGTCGTCGATGGTCCGAAGATTATCATCGCGGTATTCGAAAGAGATGAATACGCTTTCGAAGAAAAGGACCCGCAAATCAGCGTCGGCCCCGAAGCTTTGTTCCCCCGTTCCGATACTTACACCAACAGTATCAGTACATGGAGCGAGCCGTATGACCCGTATGACCCGGACTATCCAGAGGATCCTGAAGACCCAGGTGACGATCCGCCTGTTCCAACTCCGGAACCAACGACAATGGTACTTCTCGGCATAGGCGCGTGGCTTGCGAATAAACGCAGAAACGATTCGAAATAA
- a CDS encoding PEP-CTERM sorting domain-containing protein — protein MNKRNRFLTCIGVVVLMVTLQTTLFGGYFLPASDIWQGSRNVNISSGTAYVEYAVYDATDLPDEIDITTTDKYVYAYQIFNDQPGDYDLPIASMILSGGNTSVAHNIGSLTDGTTSGVSPDYSAINTTDSTFVWEFQNGLLVEYAHSMFLVFTSDYAPKAGTIALSTEYGDDIPVNGDGTTTGDSSASAPEPTTIALLSIGAFGLLRKKVKRS, from the coding sequence ATGAATAAAAGAAATCGCTTTCTAACGTGCATTGGGGTGGTTGTCCTGATGGTTACGCTGCAGACTACTCTATTCGGCGGATATTTTCTGCCCGCAAGCGACATCTGGCAGGGTTCACGTAATGTCAACATCAGCTCTGGCACTGCTTATGTCGAATATGCTGTGTATGATGCAACCGACTTACCAGATGAAATAGACATAACAACAACTGATAAATACGTTTATGCCTATCAGATTTTCAATGATCAGCCGGGCGACTACGATTTGCCGATAGCATCTATGATACTATCCGGCGGCAACACATCTGTGGCTCACAACATCGGCTCTTTAACTGACGGCACTACATCGGGCGTTTCACCAGACTATTCTGCAATCAACACTACAGACAGCACTTTTGTCTGGGAATTCCAAAATGGCCTTCTTGTGGAATACGCACATTCTATGTTCCTAGTATTCACCTCCGATTACGCTCCTAAAGCGGGAACTATCGCACTGTCAACTGAATATGGCGATGACATCCCAGTCAATGGTGATGGCACAACTACCGGAGATTCGTCTGCATCAGCTCCAGAGCCCACAACGATAGCGTTGTTGTCTATTGGCGCCTTTGGTTTATTAAGAAAAAAAGTGAAAAGAAGTTAA